Proteins found in one Triticum aestivum cultivar Chinese Spring chromosome 4D, IWGSC CS RefSeq v2.1, whole genome shotgun sequence genomic segment:
- the LOC123098692 gene encoding cold-regulated protein 27, which yields MGEVYLDRSVKPEPADVGIAQGNQVTTLMSAGWTDERHTDYISSMEASFIKRLYNHGNNVNKKDPGTTGFKVLQGGAGVWKKVEFERPNACAQVGAKQNLPANPWIQHFRSRDCSSSARGVGAQTSVGDHESGIRTVPGSTPLSHGRELGACKGENLLDENTEVSDQNFADDDEAEVGAESSKACKKRRLSSSSTYFTQMIQ from the exons GGTAACCAGGTCACTACCTTGATGTCGGCGGGATGGACGGACGAGAGGCACACGGATTACATAAGCTCCATGGAAGCTTCTTTCATCAAGCGACTCTACAATCACGGTAACAACGTGAACAAGAAAGATCCAGGTACCACTGGGTTCAAGGTTCTCCAAGGTGGAGCTGGAGTGTGGAAGAAAGTCGAGTTTGAGAGGCCCAATGCTTGTGCTCAAGTCGGGGCCAAACAAAACCTGCCTGCAAACCCCTGGATTCAGCATTTCAGATCGCGTGATTGCAGCAGCAGTGCAAGAGGTGTTGGGGCACAAACTTCAGTGGGTGATCACGAATCCGGTATCCGTACTGTCCCTGGGAGCACTCCGTTGTCACATGGAAGGGAATTGGGAGCTTGCAAGGGAGAAAACCTTCTCGATGAAAATACAG AGGTCTCTGATCAGAACTTTGCTGACGACGACGAGGCAGAAGTTGGCGCAGAATCAAGCAAAGCATGCAAGAAAAGGCGATTGAGCAGTTCTTCCACTTACTTCACCCAAATGATCCAGTGA